The genomic window TGCCTTGCTAatccaaataaaaaaataaaaaaaatctacttaaTTTTTATGTGAAACCGATGCATAAGTCAAGTTGGTGgaggtttctgtttttgtgttatAACCGTCAACGGAAGAGTTGAGTAATCCTAGATTTCACAATTTAAAATTTACTGTTTACTGTAAATTTAATGTGTGGCAGGAGATTTGTTTACACTCCAGATAACAACATGTTTAGGTTAATCTGGCCTTATTTATGGCCGGGGATCTGATGGaaatctgcattgtttgcaTTTTAATAGCTGTTAGTTGACATGCGTGTTGCTGAATTGCAGGGCGGGGGACAGGAGGCAGACGGACCCCCATGTCATAGTCTTAGGATGGCAAGTGAAGGCTCCAGCATCCCAAGCCCTGTGGTCCGTCAGATCGACAAGCAGTTCCTGATCTGCAGCATATGCCTGGATCGCTACGACAACCCAAAAGTTCTCCCGTGTCTCCATACCTTCTGTGAGAGGTGAGGGCCGCCCAGCGCTTGGAGCCGGAAGCCCATGCCGCAGGTTTGCCGAGTCGGGAGTCTGTGTGGTCACCATCTTCACTGGCTTCACTGGTGTAGCTAGCTGTGTGACTTTGATGTTCTTCTAGGACACAGCTAGCTCCTGTCTGGTGTTTCGGTGAGAAATGAACCACGCGGGGTGGAAGCTTGGAATGGGAGGTTCCTGAGCCGTGAACTTGtagcgcttttccactgccaccaagaaccgtgCCGCACTGCAAACTGATGGGTTTTCCATTGTATTATGCAAGTCATACTTGCGCTATCATGGCCCTGTTTGCTGGTGGTCAAAACTGACTCAACTGACCTGGTtgcatcaccaccatctgattggttgaaattTATGGAGAGACCGGTGTTCTgcgcatggattatctgaaggaaaaaggatatattgtgtgtgtgtgtgtgtgtgtgtgtgtgtgtgtgtgtaaaattagttattcattattagtagtatatTAGTGTATTTATGCATTCCTGATAACTCGGAACTTTCCAACCTCCTACTTTAAAAAAGTATCAGATGAGCATAGTagatttttaatgaaaattTATGCAAGCGACTGCTAATTCTGATAGCGTGTGAGGCTATCATTACACGGCAATTCTCACAAACATGCTGGCAGAAAGTAGCACCCTTCCGCAGTGGAACACCGAAGCGAGCTGGAACCGTGCTGTTGCTAGGCTCCCTTGGCGTTACGGCTttttcttggtggcagtggaaaagcgcttTGGCCCTGTGGTTCCTCTGTGTGAGGAGTCCCCAGTGCCAGTCAATCCTATAGGTGACATCGGGTAGCTGTCTAGGGCGCCATCTGCTGGGAGGGTGCAGACTCGGCACACCACCGGCCAAATGGGCTTTGTCCGGCACTGGGCATCTCTAGGCCTTTTGTGAGAGAGAGCTGTAGGTCAGAGCATTATAGAGTAACTCTTCTTAAAGCATCAGTAGAGTTATTCAGTGTCATAATCTTTGTGTGGTTGATTTTTCTGGTTAACTGTTTGACTATTGTTATTTATTTCAAGACAGATCCTCGATTTAAGACTTTGCATTTGTTTTTACTGCTTTAAGACATGTTTTATAGTCCGTTatttttttggtgtgaatgctaCAGAATTTAGTCTCCATGCACCTTGTTCGAGTAACACAGGCCTGCGGATGTGTCTCTAAGTGACGGACGGCACTGCTCCTCCCCTCACTCCGCCTCCAGGTGCCTCCAGAACTACATCCCCGCTCACAGCCTGACGTTGTCGTGCCCCGTGTGCCGCCAGACGTCCATCCTGCCCGAGAAGGGCGTCTCCGCCCTGCAGAGCAACTTCTTCATCACCAACTTGATGGATGTCCTGAGGAAGTCCCCTGACAGTGGCAGCGAGGACTGCGCGGTGCAGGAGACCGTCGCTGCCGTGGCGACGGGACAGCCCCTGTCCTGCCCCAACCACGGGAACAATGTAATACCCCTTCCCAGTCTTTAGGCACTTGCACTGAAGTTCCGGAATCTGGTCCCAGTGTACAAGTCCCTGGGCTGCCTCGATCTGGAACTTTTCTAGCTCCCGGCCACTTTTCGCTTTCACGCTGCACAGCAGGGACCGGGACCATTATGCAAAATAAACATGAGGGACGACGGCAAAAGTTtgtaggttaaacttcacacacgATTTCATACGGAAATACACTGCCTCGCCGAAAGAGTGAATAAGCTGGTTTGTTGGTCGTTTTGGGAACCGATTACGAACAAAACGGGGCAcaaccttttatttatattttcctTGTCTGCCCAACGACATGTTCATGGTTGCTAGCAGATCgatcttttgttttccacagaatgaGTAGCAATGTAACACTATCCCGATAGTAAGTGCTGGTAAGTTTTGCTGGCAATTTTCACCGCCGGCACCagcaatattagacaaaagtatATTGGTTAGCGATTGAATTGTCCAATTCAGAAATATGGCGATGCAAGCAAAAACGATATGGATTGATGTGTTAATTTTGTGCCCCAAATACATTTAGTTCCATCTACTCCAATTTCTGCTCCACTTATTCCTGCACTTAGGTGGAATGTCCAGGTTGGTCCCAGTGCTTGCGTTCAACCGATCAGCAAGCTGCCGCTATAAGCTCCTCCCCAGTAGTTTTGTGTGTGAGCGAAATGTACCTAGTCTGGAGTAAGTACTATAAAAAAGGGTTGCAGAACTACCTCCAAGGAACTACAATGGGGCCGCGTTCCTGTGGAGTGAACACGATAAAAGTTCCAGGAAAAAGTTCTGTTTGTGTGAAAGTGCCTTTTTGAGTTgcagctgcacccccccccccctatcagGTGCCTTGTGGGTAATACCCTCATCTGTGCACGACAGTTTTTTTTGTGAGCAACCACTGGGTTTGAGGTAGTGAGGGGCAGGACATTTGCGTGTATTTCTGAAACTGCCTGTTGGATGATGCCTGTGCAGAGGCCTGAATGTGTTGACTTTTAAAAAAGCGTTGCCATAGTATTTTTAGCTGGCTGATTGTTGCCATGACAACCAAGTCCCACTGCAAATACTTTGAAATACTACCAGACCCATTaatatgtgtgtgggtgtgtgtccaGATCTATGATCCTTTATGGGCATATTCCGGAGTAATTTTCTTGCGGCATTTTTGCGTGCTTTTTTGTTGACTACGAAAGGGGTTTTATGTTGCTCTCTCGAGTTCTGAATGTTGTGGCGCTCGCCAGGTGATGGAGTTCTACTGCCCGCCGTGCGAGACGGCCATGTGCGAAGAGTGCACCAGCGGGGAGCACGCCGAGCACCCCACCGTCCCGCTCAAGGACGTGGTGGAGCAGCACAAGGCTTCACTGCAGGACCAGCTGGACGCCGTCAAAAGCAGGTGTGGCCCTTCACCCCACTCCAGATGTTTCTTGCCTTCCTGGTTGCTAAGCAATGATTTAGTCAGGTTTTTGCATCAACATCCGGGGCAGGTAATCTCAAAGGTCATATTTAAGAGGGGGTGGGTCATATTGTAGTATGTACAGTAAGACTTGCGGGGGAAatggtgtgtgtggctcagggaTTTGGGATGCTGTGCCTGAGATTGAaatgttgctggttcgaatcccagactCGGCAGAGTGACGTCACCATTAGGCTTCCAGAACTGGTTCACCCgggtatgttgctttggataaaaagatCTGCTATATCATTTGTAATATAATGGAAGCAAAACCTGCAGACTCATGGAAATAATTGGCTTTAAAATATCCCATATAGAGTGCTTGTTTTAATTTTATACGCCGAAGTGCAAGTCGAAGGATTTCACCATTGAAGACCGCATAGGTTTGTGTAGCAGCGGAGCAGACTGAGGCGCGATGCCTTGCGTTGAGCTTTGACGTTCGCCTCAGCGCGGCGGTATGCTGCTGGCTGCCATTACTCCTGAGCCGGTGACAGGGAGGTGAAGGAGGAGTGGGATTTGCTGAGGCGGATGTCGCCTCGCGGTGCAGCATTAGCTCCCCGCTTTCAGCACTGACATCACTGATATAATTAGTCGAGCGGTTGTGACACAGCATCCGTCTGTAGGTGTTAAAAGGATCGCCGGTGTGGATTGCACTGCCTCCCTCACACACTGACGCATAGGGCAATGTGATAGTTTACGGCGACTTATGATTTTTTTGTGTTGCGACTTGGCCATGTAAATAAAGCCGAGCGGATATCTTGTTCCCATATTTACGgtgtcctaacctgctgagccacctctctctctctctccatgccAGTGAAGGGAACCCGTGTCCGTTGATTCACAGGGTGCAAGAACAGATGTACCAGCAAGCAAGTTAGCTTGCGGTTAACCACATACTctgactgtcccccccccccccaacaacccACAGGCTGCCCGAGATTGACCTGGCTCTGCAGGTAATCTCCGAGATCCTGCAGCAGCTCACCAACCAGAAGTCCGCCATCGAGGAGGACATCCACTCCACCTTCGACGAACTACAGAAGACGCTCAATGTCCGGAAGAGCGTGCTGCTCATGGAGTTGGAGGTCACCTACGGGCTCAAACAGAAGGTCGGTGGTTTTCATGTGGTTGTGAGGCTTCGTTTTATTTGCTGTTGAGACCTGAAGGCGAAACCAGCTGTTTGCACAGAGGTTTTCAGAACAAGAAGAGCTGGGTCATATCCCTCCACCGCCTACTAATCAGTGTCCCAGTTGGAGTTAGTCACTCCATCTCTCTCCACTGGAACAGGGTGGGCAGACAGACTGATCATGGATGTGAGCAGGGTTTTTGTATACGTCATGCTGTAGGTCCTGCCGATTTCTGTCGTAATTGACTGTCTCTGATTTGCGTGCTGTAGGCGGAGCTGGATAATACTTTATACtcggctggttggttgaaacaaaatcttttgTCTGGATTTGAACTTTCTGAAGCTGGATTTTCCTCCTCGGGCTGTAGGTGCTGCAGGCCCAGCTGGACACCCTGCTGGAGGGTCAGGAGAGCATAAACAGCAGCTGCAGCTTCACAGAGCAGGCGCTGAGCCAGGGCTCAGAGGCCGAGGTGTTGCTGGTGAAGAAGCAGATGAGCGAGCGTCTTGGTGAGCTGGCCAGCCTGGAGTTCCCCCTGCAGCCCGAGGAGAACGACCAGCTGGATTTCCTCATCGAGACCGAGGGCCTCAAGAAGTCCATCCACAACCTGGGCACCATGATCACCACCAATGCTGTCGCCTTCGAGACGGTGGCCTCGGGGGAGGGGCTGcggcagtgcattgtgggtcacCCCACCTCCATCACTGTCACCACCAAGGACAAGGACGGGGAGCTGTGCAAGATGGGCAACGCCGTCTTGACGGCTGAGATCTGCACCCCTGACGGAAGCGTGGCGGACGGGGAGGTCCTGGACAACAAGAACGGTACTTACGAGTACCTCTACACAGTACCCAGAGAGGGCAACTTCACCCTCTCCCTGCGTCTCTACGACCAACACATCAAGGGCAGCCCCTTCAAGGTGAAGGTGACCAAGTCTGCCAACGTCTCGCCTGTCCCCAGTAGCAACAAGAAGCGGCTCAAGTCTCCTGCAAGCAGCCACGTCAAGCAGAGGGCCATCAGGCGGCCGGACAGCATGTACAGCACCAGCAAGAGGAAGGAGAATCCTATCGAGGACGACCTGATATTCCGAATCGGTGAGTCTCGGAGGTGCCGCTTCACTCGGAATACAGTGGCTAGGCTGCGCCAACTGATGCTGGTAGTCTAGAGCAGcgtttctcaatccagtcctcaggaacCTCCAGACAGTATGAATTTTTGTATGGGAACCGGAAGGGAACACGACTGTCTTGAGAAATACTGGTTTAGCAAATTATCCAGAACCAAAAAATGTTCAGTCTCGTTGAGAAAATGCACCtaaaatcttttatttataatattaGTAAATTTTAACATTACGTGACTGAACATTACATGACTGAACGTCTTTCTGAATTTGTTATCCTACATCTTGTAACCATTGTTGTATCATAATCAGGTTCTCATACATATAACATTAAACCAGGGTGATTTGGCAGATGTAGACGTCACCCCTCTGTCGTCCCTATAAGGAGGACAGCCCCTGTTACTGAAGGTTCATGTTTAATTATTGTACCGTGACCTCGCACTGCAGAGCTGGGTGGCCAGTGCTCACACTGACTCTGTCCACGTGAGCTTTCCTGGTTCTCCCTGCGTCTCATGTTGGTTTCTTCCTTGTTTTCGGGATTTCTTTCACTGTTCAAAGACACCTAGGTTAAGCAGTGTTGTAACGTCTGTACCTGAGATGTCTCCGCCTACAAAtccagattttgtttctaccatccagttgagcataaagagtcaccgTCAGATTACTTATCTGATTGGCAAAATCTTgagacaaaatcttggtctggatttttttatttttatttttttactttctggacccgaAATGCCAAACCTTGAGGTTGAATTGAAGTGAGTCGATGTGTGGCTGTAGTTTGTGTCTTGGTGTGTACACGTCCTGAGAAGGATTGGCATGTCCTTTTGCCTTGTACTGTATACGTCCTAGAATAAGGCTCCAGGTTCACCGTAAAACTGAACTGGATAAGTAGTctgagaaaatggatgggtagATGGGTAAATATTGGTTACCTGATGGGCTTGGCCAACCAGCGAGCAAGTGTTGTCTTTACTGGGTCGATATTAGTGTAGTCAGACAATGGCATTAGTGCACCTATGTGTCCTTCTGGTATAGAACATCTAAGTGGGGAACATTGATCCCTGAAGTAGATGAGTGTGACGGGCAAGTCTCTAACCTTTACACTGGTCCCTTTAAATAAGCACATCCCTTATAAGTTCTCTTTGACCAAAAATGACAGGACGGGCTCTGTCGTTCCACCGTTTCGTTCAGTGGTGCTTGCTGGTTTGCCTTTCAGGTACGAAGGGAAGGAACAAGGGGGAGTTCACGAACGTTCAGGGTGTGGCAGCCTCGTCGGTGGCAAAGATATTAATAGCAGACAGCAACAACCAGTGCATCCAGGTAAGGGAGTGATGTCTGTACTGATGGCGAATCCACAGCAGAGAGTATGTTTGTCTACAAACCAAACCTTCTCTCCCATGAGTGTTTTTGTCAGCCGTGTCAACATGAAGCATAAAAATGCCTCACCCTTGCTGAGATTCCCATTTGGTTTCAATCTGGTCTATGGTGTTTCATCCTTACAAACTCACTGCATGCGCCATTGCTGATGCCTCCTTGATGGTCTCGCATGGTCCTCTCTGATCTTCTGGTAGAGCAATGGAACGGGAAGTAGATTATGCCAGAATGCTGTCGGCGTTCTGCGATTTTCCTGACATAAAATGTATTCCGAGATCTAATCAAAATGCCCTCGCTTGAAGGAGGGCGGACGGGCTCCCAGTTTAAGGCGTGCACTACAGCCTGTTCAGATGTCGCTGTAAGATTGTGTAATTGGTGTGTTTGTTCCATTTAGAATGGGAGGACTGAGGCTGGGTGCGGGGAAATGTCAAGAATTATCTCCAAGTCACTGTTGGAGGATGGCTCTCTACAACAGAGCAGCTCATTAGTGCTTTATGGGAAGACTTGAGCCTAATGTCAGTACAAGAATGTGTTCAAAGTGTAGCAGAATACTAATAATCCTGTTAGTCAGGTCTAGCTGTGTCTATGGTGGGAAAAGCGATATTTCAAATGTAAGATTGTTGAGTTGACCATAACGATTccagtcattgatttatttttttttttaaataccacaTTAAGACCCGTCTTTGTTCATGGACAGATATTCTCCAACGAAGGGTTGTTTAGGAGTCGGTTTGGGGTAAGAGGCCGGTCTCCCGGGCAACTGCAGCGGCCAACTGGTGTGGCAGTCCATCCCAATGGCGACATCATCATCGCTGACTACGACAACAAATGGGTCAGCATCTTCTCAGGCGACGGGAAGTTCAAGGTAAGGTTGTCCGCTGTCGTGTGATGCAGTTATAGAGCCACAGTGATTGGAACCTTTTCAACTTTTCCCTTCTAACCGACAGTCCAAGATCGGCTCGGGAAAGCTCATGGGGCCCAAAGGGGTGTCGGTGGACCGGAACGGGCACATCATCGTGGTAGACAACAAGGCCTGCTGTGTCTTCATCTTCCAGCCTAACGGCAAGATTGTCACCAAGTTCGGTAACCGTGGAAATGGAGACAGGCAGTTTGCAGGTACACTTGTTGGTAATGTGTAAACCCATTTGTAATGGTCTGCATGCCAGGCTTGAGGAACGTGGTCTATTCAACCCAATTCTCTTGCCCCGTAACCTTTTCACTAAGTGGCGCCCTGCATGTTCCACATTTAAAGTGTAAGCACTGGTTAACCGTTCTTCATTGATACGTGAATGAACATGTTTCCTGCACAGTGTTTTCTTGCCATATTCAAGCCAGCTTCCGCTTGCTAATTGAGAGAAATGAGATCTATTTGAGAGGTCATAAATGTGCTCTAGTATGTAGTATAAAAGGTATCGACAAAAGGGATCGGACCTTAGTACAAGAAATTGGTACATTTACTGGTAGAATCAGttgagttgtgtgtgtgtgtgtgtgtgtgtgtgtgtgtgtgtgtgtgtgtgtgtgtgtgtgtgtgtgtgtgtgtgtgtgtgtgtatacactcaagaaaagttaagcacccagaagtaatTGTCTGATTTGGATGATTTGAGGATTGTCGCAATATGCGGCAAAcattacagaaccccatgacatCTGTGCCTGCCATCCAGACTCAGGTATTAGACTCTTTACAACACCCCATGTCACCCGGCACCATGTCACTACGACTGGCATCAGCCAGACTACGGGGTCActgtcccatgcataggctgccgttagCAGCAGCGCGGAGACggctgcgtttggagtggtacCGTAACCGGGAGTCATGGACTGATGGCGTCGTACCGTGTCCAGCGATGAATCTCGGTTCTGCATTACCACGGATGACGGTCGTGTTCGTATGGCGGCACCGAGGGGAGAAGACCGATGTTGTGGAGAGACGCATCACCGTTACTCCTGGGATCGTGGCGTGGGGGAGCCGTGGGGTGTGACATCGTGGCGTGGGGGAGCCGTGGGGTATGACATCGTGGCGTGGGGGAGCCGTGGGGTATGACATCGTGGCGTGGGGGAGCCGTGGGGTATGACATCGTGGCGTGGGGGAGCCGTGGGGTATGACATCGTGGCGTGGGGGAGCCGTGGGGTATGACATCGTGGCGTGGGGGAGCCGTGGGGTATGACATCGTGGCGTGGGGGAGCCGTGGGGTATGACATCGTGGCGTGGGGGAGCCGTGGGGTATGACATCGTGGCGTGGGGGAGCCGTGGGGTATGACATCGTGGCGAGGGGGAGCCGTGGGGTATGACATCGTGGCGTGGGGGAGCCGTGGGGTATGACATCGTGGCGTGGGGGAGCCGTGGGGTATGACATCgacttcaggtcatctctggtagtgattTGGGGGAGCCTGACGACACAGTGCCATGTCTGTAACATCCTGTGTCTGCATGTTTTACCTCTCCTGAGACAGCAACGTGGTATGGTTTTCCCGGAAAACAATGCCCATCCCCACATGGCATGTTTGTCTATGGGCTGCCCGCGTCATGTTGAGGTCCTCCTGTGGCCAGCCAGGTCCCCCAGTCTTTCCCAGTTGAACATGATGTCATCCCCTCTGTATCGGCGCGTGTATCCAGGCCCGGGTGGGTGCCACACCCTACTGACCTGGTACCAGCAGCGCGCCcatactgccaactctgttgCCCGTTTgacctgatattataatcattacgatacagtcacatgacctttcaccacatTCATTTCCACCAATctgtctgggtgcttaactttttttttggtcactGGGTGTATATTAGAGCACATTTGgtcttacaaaaataaaaaggtCTTCATCAAATTCACTTAAATATTTAACCTGCTTCTTTGTAGGTCCTCACTTCGCAGCTgtcaacaataataatgaaataatcGTCACTGATTTCCATAACCATTCTGTGAAGGTAAGGATATTTCTATATCCATTTCCATTTATGGAAATGCCCAATTGATAGTCGTGTGTGTATCTGATaagaattgtattttctgtctcATTGACACTCACACAGGTTTTCAACTCCGAGGGGGAGTTTCTACTGAAGTTTGGGTCCAACGGTGAGGGGAACGGCCAGTTCAACGCCCCCACTGGAGTAGCAGTGGACGTCAACGGCAACATCATCGTGGCAGATTGGGGCAACAGCCGAATTCAGGTGTCCCccattctctttttttttttttttttttttttttacccgtgTTGCCTATAATATTGCCAGTCATTTGCGAACTTTTATTTTGGACGGTAGCTACAGCATTTACAGTTGCATCTTacttatttagcagaagcttttatccaaagtgacatgcgTTTCTTGAGAAagtagggtcagacagtcctgaCCGCCCTCCAagtggtgcaggaaacatccacAGCACTAaattgcatttatttacattttgtaCGCTTTAATTCAAACCACGCACAACCAAGAAGGCGGGGTCAGCCGGTCCCTGGTGCATTTGGGTGTTAAGGTCCTtattcaggggcccaatggtgacatcaccctTCCAACCATGGGatatgaaccaatgaccttctgatgaCAGGCGCAGCGTCCTAGCATATTTAGCCACATTTAGCCCTCATTTATTAATACGACGATTTACTGTGATTGGAGTTGAAGTTCCTTGTTCATGCGTGACCTTGTCCACTGATGCAGGTCTTTGATGGAAGCGGGTCCTTCCTGTCCTACATCAACACGTCGGCAGATCCTCTTTACGGGCCGCAGGGCCTGGCTCTCACTTCAGACGGCCATGTTGTAGTCGCGGATTCTGGGAACCACTGCTTCAAAGTTTACCGCTACCTTCAGTGACCTGCTACTATTTCCCCACCCCCTGCCCGCAGACCTGTGACACACCCGTCACGCCTCACTGTCACCATGCCACATTGGATCCTTGTCATCGTGGAATCTCGTCATCTCTCCCCAGGCTGATGACCTTTCACCTCTGACCCCTCGGCACTCCCGCGCTGAGGTGGTCTAATGCTGCCCTCACTTCCCCCCCCCATGGAGGAGAAAGATGGCATCTTGTTATTGATGATTATTTAAGTGTTCCTTTTCCtgagttttttatttattgagcCGACCATGTAAAATACAGCATTTtatgtgaaactgaaaattaAGCACTTGATGCAATAGCTTTGGTGTAGCGTTACCCTTTTGAAAACGGTGGGTAAGGAAAACGGATATGGTTGGTAAGTGCGGCACTTTTTGGGGAATATATTTTGTTCATGACtagttttctaaaaaaaaaaaaaagtatatttttgaaatttgaaatgaaaatgccATCCTATTGAAGATGTCCCCCCCGGCCTTGTGCCCTGAGCTGCCTGtgataggctccagtcccccccctcccatcaccGTGACAGGGATAAACAGttataatatggatggatgtaagggATTTAAGATTCATTTTGCTTAATGATTCACATGCATGACATGTAAACACTATGCAGATCAGGCAATACATTTCAGTTGTGTACTTCAGTCTCTGGTAAAATGCTCTTCCTTCAGGAAGATGGAGAAATGTAGTTCCTTAAATGTTCACAGATAAATACTTTTGTCGATATGAACTAAAGATGTTGAATGCCTCTGTGGTTTTTGCTTGTGCTTGGATTGACGTACGTTTTGTCCAGTCAGGAAACATTCCCTCAGTTTCCATgagaaaggtgtgtgtgtgtgtgggagagtgCAGTTGCTTCACGAACTGTCTTTTCTGCTCTGTAACTGCCCATCTGTCTACCGTGAAGCTAGATGTATACATTTCTCAAAGTACTAGCCGCTCTGCACACAATAACTGATCATCATGCTTGGCGTTGACGTCTAGTTAGATTTGTTTTCTACGGCTTGTCATAGGATTTTATTTCTAACAATGCAATCGGTGAATCTTGGCATTGCTTGCAAAACCAGCGCAATATGTATTGTGGTATTCAAGGCTCCATTGACATTTTTTCTGCTTGCCGATATGTTTCCACAGGATGCAGATTTTTGCACTGTACGCCTTGCGGAACTATTGTAGAACTGTGTGGTGTGATTTCCGTCGTAGTGAAATTATCCAAGTTATAAGTAAACTGGAGCGAGTCGGATTCATTTTTCATGATTCGGGGATTCGGTGACGTCCGTGCTGACTTGTATCATGTTAATTTCCCGCCTAACAAAATACCCACATTTCAGTGACTGAACGGCACTTAGTCCAAATATTAGTATTAAAGAACACAAGGCATTGATGAGAGAATTGTGGTGTTAAACGATCCATGAAACCCTAAGCCCACTGTGTTTTTACTTATTTGAAAATGTCTCAAAAGGGATTTTCTTTTCATGTGAAATTTATTCATCTTTATTTACAAATGAattattgcttttttttaattgtgattAAACATGGAAAACGCATTGCTTTAATATCCCTAATGccaaaaaaattgaaaaagtaACCTAGGGATGATTTGCTTAGAATTAATTTTTAATGCAGTTTTGTTCTGTAGAGGGAATCTTTTGTAATGAATGTTGTACAAAGGCTTGGGGTTGTTTAATTGTTCTATAATATTATCCCTCAAATGTCAGGATCACTCGTGCGGTTTCCCCCCCATTTATATTCCCGAATGTCTAGCATTGTTATATATGTAAAGGAGGGAAATACAGCCTTAAATGTATGTATTCCGTAATGCTTTTGTACTGACACAAGAAGCACTGAGAATGAACCGAGTTGTGGTGTTTCGTCTCACAAATATGCTTGCTGTGTATAAAAACATTGTTTGTGCCCATTTAAGCATTGCTTTCATTTCGATTTAGCCACTTGTCTGTGCGgcacataaataaaatattgcattctttggaaaaatttgtttcttttggcttct from Brienomyrus brachyistius isolate T26 unplaced genomic scaffold, BBRACH_0.4 scaffold47, whole genome shotgun sequence includes these protein-coding regions:
- the trim2a gene encoding tripartite motif-containing protein 2 isoform X2, translated to MASEGSSIPSPVVRQIDKQFLICSICLDRYDNPKVLPCLHTFCERCLQNYIPAHSLTLSCPVCRQTSILPEKGVSALQSNFFITNLMDVLRKSPDSGSEDCAVQETVAAVATGQPLSCPNHGNNVMEFYCPPCETAMCEECTSGEHAEHPTVPLKDVVEQHKASLQDQLDAVKSRLPEIDLALQVISEILQQLTNQKSAIEEDIHSTFDELQKTLNVRKSVLLMELEVTYGLKQKVLQAQLDTLLEGQESINSSCSFTEQALSQGSEAEVLLVKKQMSERLGELASLEFPLQPEENDQLDFLIETEGLKKSIHNLGTMITTNAVAFETVASGEGLRQCIVGHPTSITVTTKDKDGELCKMGNAVLTAEICTPDGSVADGEVLDNKNGTYEYLYTVPREGNFTLSLRLYDQHIKGSPFKVKVTKSANVSPVPSSNKKRLKSPASSHVKQRAIRRPDSMYSTSKRKENPIEDDLIFRIGTKGRNKGEFTNVQGVAASSVAKILIADSNNQCIQIFSNEGLFRSRFGVRGRSPGQLQRPTGVAVHPNGDIIIADYDNKWVSIFSGDGKFKSKIGSGKLMGPKGVSVDRNGHIIVVDNKACCVFIFQPNGKIVTKFGNRGNGDRQFAGPHFAAVNNNNEIIVTDFHNHSVKVFNSEGEFLLKFGSNGEGNGQFNAPTGVAVDVNGNIIVADWGNSRIQVFDGSGSFLSYINTSADPLYGPQGLALTSDGHVVVADSGNHCFKVYRYLQ
- the trim2a gene encoding tripartite motif-containing protein 2 isoform X1; the encoded protein is MGGGQEADGPPCHSLRMASEGSSIPSPVVRQIDKQFLICSICLDRYDNPKVLPCLHTFCERCLQNYIPAHSLTLSCPVCRQTSILPEKGVSALQSNFFITNLMDVLRKSPDSGSEDCAVQETVAAVATGQPLSCPNHGNNVMEFYCPPCETAMCEECTSGEHAEHPTVPLKDVVEQHKASLQDQLDAVKSRLPEIDLALQVISEILQQLTNQKSAIEEDIHSTFDELQKTLNVRKSVLLMELEVTYGLKQKVLQAQLDTLLEGQESINSSCSFTEQALSQGSEAEVLLVKKQMSERLGELASLEFPLQPEENDQLDFLIETEGLKKSIHNLGTMITTNAVAFETVASGEGLRQCIVGHPTSITVTTKDKDGELCKMGNAVLTAEICTPDGSVADGEVLDNKNGTYEYLYTVPREGNFTLSLRLYDQHIKGSPFKVKVTKSANVSPVPSSNKKRLKSPASSHVKQRAIRRPDSMYSTSKRKENPIEDDLIFRIGTKGRNKGEFTNVQGVAASSVAKILIADSNNQCIQIFSNEGLFRSRFGVRGRSPGQLQRPTGVAVHPNGDIIIADYDNKWVSIFSGDGKFKSKIGSGKLMGPKGVSVDRNGHIIVVDNKACCVFIFQPNGKIVTKFGNRGNGDRQFAGPHFAAVNNNNEIIVTDFHNHSVKVFNSEGEFLLKFGSNGEGNGQFNAPTGVAVDVNGNIIVADWGNSRIQVFDGSGSFLSYINTSADPLYGPQGLALTSDGHVVVADSGNHCFKVYRYLQ